TATAGTTCATTCTGATTGTAAGACTAGCTTAGAATTGGCTTAACCCCCTCTTGAAAGCGTAAAACAAACTAGTCAGGAAAGTCACTTTATGGTATAATATAGAAGACTCAAAAAGAAACAGGAGAAAAAGAATGGATTTACTTTTAGCAATTGTCTTGATTGTGCTAGCTTTTCTAGGGGGAGCTCTTGGAGGGATGTACTTGGTTCGTAAGCAAATCGAAAAAGAATTTGCGGACAACCCACGTTTGAACGCTGAGGCAGTTCGTGCTCTCTTGAGTGCAAATGGTCAAAAACCAAGCGAAGCCAAGGTACAACAAGTTTACCACCAAATCATCCGCCAACAAAAAGCAGCCCTTGCTAAGAACAAAAAGAAATAAATAGGAAAAGTCTGGGATGAAAGTTCCAGACTTCTCACTATGTTCAATAGTTCTCAAGGATAAGACTTTTTCCTTGCATTCTATTGATATTTGATTATGATTAAAAGAGAGGCAGTTGCCATTCTATCAAGCTGTCTATCCGTTCATTTAGGACGAGTAATTATGATGAACTATCAATCAGAAAAAAGACTAGAAAGAAGACTGTATGGATAATCGACCAATTGGTTTTTTGGATTCGGGTGTCGGGGGCTTGACTGTTGTTCGTGAGCTCATGCGCCAGCTTCCCCATGAAGAAATCGTCTATATTGGAGATTCGGCACGGGCACCCTATGGTCCCCGTCCTGCTGAGCAAATTCGTGAATATACTTGGCAGTTGGTCAACTTTCTCTTGACCAAGGATGTCAAGATGATTGTCATTGCTTGTAACACTGCGACTGCGGTCGTCTGGGAAGAAATCAAGGCCCAACTAGATATTCCTGTCTTAGGCGTGATTTTGCCAGGAGCTTCGGCAGCTATCAAGTCCAGTCAAGGTGGGAAAATCGGGGTCATTGGAACCCCCATGACGGTCCAATCAGACATCTATCGTCAAAAAATCCATGATCTGGATCCGGACTTACAGGTGGAGAGTTTGGCCTGTCCCAAGTTTGCCCCCTTGGTGGAGTCTGGTGCCCTGTCAACCAGTGTAACTAAGAAAGTGGTCTATGAAACTCTGCGTCCCTTGGTTGGAAAGGTGGATAGCCTGATTTTGGGTTGTACCCATTACCCACTCCTTCGCCCTATCATCCAAAATGTCATGGGACCAAAGGTTCAGCTCATCGATAGTGGGGCAGAGTGTGTACGGGATATCTCGGTTTTGCTGAACTATTTTGAAATCAATCGTAGCCGAGATGCGGGACCTCTTCAACATCGTTTTTACACAACAGCCAATAGCCAAAGTTTTGCCCAGATTGGAGCAGAATGGCTGGAAAAAGAGATTCATGTGGAGCATGTAACTTTATGACAAATAAAATTTATGAATACAAGGATGACCAGGACTGGTATGTCGGTGTCTGGGATGTCTATGGAGGCATCTATAGCCTTATCAAAGATTCTCTCGAGCTTGATTTTATGGATTTAGCGCGGATTTTTCGTGACGAGGAAAATGGCTTTCCGATTACGATAACGGTGATGCGCTGGTCTTCTAACTTCCGTCTGCTCTCCTTTATCGTTGAGATTTTAAATGCTGAAGCAGGCCGCAATCTAGAAGTCATCCAACGTCAGGGTGCCCTGCTCTTGATTGAAAATGGACAGCTTTTGCATGTCGAATTGCCTAAAGAAGGAGTTGAAGTGGAAACCTTCTTTGAAACTAACAAGGTCAGAGAAACCTTATTGATTGCAACTCGCAACGAAGGCAAGACCAAGGAATTCCGAGCTATCTTTGACAAGTTAGGCTACGATGTGGAAAATCTCAATGACTATCCAGATTTGCCTGAAGTAGCTGAAACAGGTATGACCTTTGAAGAAAATGCCCGCCTCAAGGCAGAAACCATTTCCCAATTAACAGGCAAGATGGTGCTAGCAGATGACTCAGGTCTCAAAGTCGATGTCCTCGGCGGTTTGCCAGGAGTCTGGTCAGCCCGTTTTGCAGGAGTGGGAGCGAATGATCGTGAAAACAATGCCAAGCTCTTGCACGAATTGGCCATGGTCTTTGAACTCAAGGACCGCTCGGCTCAATTCCACACAACCCTAGTTGTAGCCAGTCCAAATAAGGAAAGCTTGGTTGTCGAAGCTGACTGGCCAGGTTATATCAACTTTGAGCCCAAGGGCGAAAATGGCTTTGGTTATGATCCGCTCTTCCTTGTGGGAGAGACAGGCAAGTCCTCAGCTGAATTAACCCTTGAAGAAAAAAATAGCCAATCCCACCGTGCCTTAGCCGTTAAGAAACTTTTGGAGGTATTTCCATCATGGCAAAGCAAACCATCATTGTAATGAGTGACTCCCACGGCGATAGCTTGATTGTGGAAGAAATTCGTGATCGCTATCTGGGGAAAGTCGATGCCATTTTTCACGATGGTGACTCAGAACTCCGTCCAGACTCTCCGCTCTGGGAAGGCATCCATGTCGTCAAAGGCAACATGGACTTTTATGCTGGCTACCCAGAACGTTTGGTAACTCAACTTGGTCCCACTAAGATCATCCAGACGCATGGACACTTGTTTGACATCAATTTCAACTTTCAAAAGTTGGACTACTGGGCTCAGGAAGAAGATGCCGATATCTGTCTCTATGGTCACTTACATGTGCCAAATGCTTGGATGGAAGGCAAAACACTCTTTTTAAATCCAGGCTCCATCAGCCAACCAAGAGGAACCATCAGGGAATGCCTTTATGCCCGTGTGGAGATTGATGACAGCTATTTTAAAGTAGACTTTTTGACACGTGACCATGAGGTTTATCCAGGCTTGTCCAAGGAGTTTTCTCGATGATTGCCAAGGAATTTGAAGCATTTTTACTGGAGCAGGAAGAGACTTTTCTTACCCCTGCTGAGAATCTAGCAGCCTTGATTGATACCCATAACGCTGACCATGCAATTTTGGTGCTGAGCCAAATCACCTATACCCGTATCCCTGTTGTGACCTTTGACAAACGCTTTGTTGGAACCATTGGACTGAGAGACATTTTGGCTTATCAAATGGAGCAAGATTTGACGGATGAGCAGATGGCAACGACAGACATCGTCAATATGACCAAGACAGATGTGGCAGTCGTCGCTCCAGACTATAACATCACTGAAGTCCTCCATAAACTGGTGGATGAACCCTTCTTGCCAGTCGTAGATGGTGAAGGAATTTTCCAAGGAATCATCACGCGCAAGTCTATCCTCAAGGCCGTCAATGCTCTCTTACATGACTTTAGTAAGGAATATGAGATTCGATGCAAATGAGAGATAGGATTTCAGACTTTTTAGAGGGAAAGCAGGGTTTGTCTGCCAATTCCAAGCAGTCCTATAAGTATGATCTGGAGCAATTTTTAGACATTGTGGGTGAGCGGATTTCTGAGACCAGTCTTAAGATTTACCAAGGCCAGCTAGCCAATCTAAAAATCAGCGCCCAGAAGCGAAAATTTTCGGCCTGCAACCAATTTCTCTACTTTCTCTATCAAAAAGGTGAAGTGGACAGTTTTTACCGTCTGGAATTAGCCAAACAAGCTGAAAAGAAGACCGAAAAGCCAGAGATTCTAGACTTAGACTCTTTTTGGCAGGAAAGTAATTATCCAGAAGGACGCTTGCTAGCGCTCTTAATCCTAGAAATGGGACTCTTGCCAAGCGAGATTTTATCCCTCAAGATTGCGGATATCAATCTTGATTTTCAGGTTTTGAGAATCAACAAGGCTTCCCAACAGAGGATTGTCACTATTCCCACGACCTTGATTCCAGAGCTAGAACCCTTGATGGGGCAAACCTACCTCTTTGAAAGGAGTGGGAAAACCTATTCTCGTCAGTGGGCCTTTCGTCAGCTGGAGTCCTTTGTCAAGGAGAAGAGGTTCCCAGCCTTATCAGCCCAAGCCTTGCGGGAACAGTTCATTCTAAGACAGATAGAAAACAAGGTCGATTTGTACGAAATTGCAAAAAAATTAGGATTAAAAACAGTCCTGACCTTAGAAAAATATAGATAATGGATATTAAATTAAAAGATTTTGAAGGGCCTCTGGACCTGCTTTTGCACCTGGTTTCCAAGTACCAGATGGATATCTACGATGTGCCCATTACGGAAGTCATCGAGCAGTATCTAGCCTATGTCTCAACCCTGCAGGCCATGCGTCTGGAAGTGACGGGCGAGTATATGGTCATGGCCAGTCAGCTCATGCTGATCAAGAGCCGCAAGCTCTTGCCAAAGGTAGCAGAAGTGACAGACTTGGAGGATGACCTGGAGCAGGATCTTCTCTCCCAAATCGAAGAATACCGTAAGTTCAAGCTCTTGGGTGAGCACTTGGAAGCTAAGCACCAAGATCGGGCCCAGTATTATTCCAAAGCACCGACAGAGTTGATTTACGAGGATGCGGAGCTTGTACATGACAAGACGACCATTGACCTCTTTTTGGCTTTTTCAAATATCCTAGCCAAGAAAAAAGAGGAATTTGCTCAGAATCATACAACTATCTTGCGAGATGAGTATAAGATTGAGGACATGATGGTCATCGTAAAAGAGTCCTTGACTGGACGAGACCAGTTGCGCTTGCAGGATTTGTTCAAGGAAGCCCAGAATGTCCAAGAGGTTATTACCCTCTTTTTGGCGACCTTAGAGTTAATCAAAACCCAGGAACTGATCCTCGTGCAAGAGGAGAGTTTCGGAGATATCTATCTCATGGAAAAGAAGGAAGAAAATCAAGAGGCACAAAGCTAGACTTGATAGAGAGGAAAGATGAGTACTTTAGCAGAAATAGAAGCGCTCTTGTTTGTGGCAGGTGAAGATGGGATTCGGGTCCGTCAGTTGGCTGAACTCCTCTCTCTGCCACCGACAGGCATCCAACAGAGTTTAGAAAAATTAGCCCAGAAGTATGAAAAAGACCAAGATTCGAGCTTGTCCCTGATCAAGACAGGTGGTGCATACAGATTGGTCACCAAGCCTCAATTTGCAGCGATTTTGAAGGAATACTCCAAGGCACCCATCAACCAAAGTTTGTCTCGGGCTGCCCTTGAGACCTTGTCCATCATTGCCTACAAGCAGCCGATTACCCGAATTGAGATTGATGCTATTCGTGGGGTTAACTCGAGTGGAGCCTTGGCAAAGTTGCAGGCTTTTGAATTGATAAGAGAAGATGGGAAAAAAGAAGTTTTGGGTCGCCCTAATCTCTATGTGACTACGGATTATTTTCTAGATTACATGGGGATTAACCATTTAGAAGAATTACCAGTGATTGATGATCTTGAGATTCAAGCCCAAGAAAGCCAATTATTTGGTGAAAGGATAGAAGAAGATGAGAATCAATAAATATATTGCCCACGCAGGTGTGGCCAGTAGGAGAAAAGCAGAAGAGCTGATCAAGCAAGGATTGGTAACGGTCAACGGACAGGTAGTGCGTGAACTCGCAACGACCATCAAGTCTGGTGACAAGGTCGAAGTTGAAGGTC
This Streptococcus oralis DNA region includes the following protein-coding sequences:
- the xerD gene encoding site-specific tyrosine recombinase XerD; this encodes MRDRISDFLEGKQGLSANSKQSYKYDLEQFLDIVGERISETSLKIYQGQLANLKISAQKRKFSACNQFLYFLYQKGEVDSFYRLELAKQAEKKTEKPEILDLDSFWQESNYPEGRLLALLILEMGLLPSEILSLKIADINLDFQVLRINKASQQRIVTIPTTLIPELEPLMGQTYLFERSGKTYSRQWAFRQLESFVKEKRFPALSAQALREQFILRQIENKVDLYEIAKKLGLKTVLTLEKYR
- the scpB gene encoding SMC-Scp complex subunit ScpB; the protein is MSTLAEIEALLFVAGEDGIRVRQLAELLSLPPTGIQQSLEKLAQKYEKDQDSSLSLIKTGGAYRLVTKPQFAAILKEYSKAPINQSLSRAALETLSIIAYKQPITRIEIDAIRGVNSSGALAKLQAFELIREDGKKEVLGRPNLYVTTDYFLDYMGINHLEELPVIDDLEIQAQESQLFGERIEEDENQ
- the racE gene encoding glutamate racemase, with the protein product MDNRPIGFLDSGVGGLTVVRELMRQLPHEEIVYIGDSARAPYGPRPAEQIREYTWQLVNFLLTKDVKMIVIACNTATAVVWEEIKAQLDIPVLGVILPGASAAIKSSQGGKIGVIGTPMTVQSDIYRQKIHDLDPDLQVESLACPKFAPLVESGALSTSVTKKVVYETLRPLVGKVDSLILGCTHYPLLRPIIQNVMGPKVQLIDSGAECVRDISVLLNYFEINRSRDAGPLQHRFYTTANSQSFAQIGAEWLEKEIHVEHVTL
- a CDS encoding metallophosphoesterase, whose amino-acid sequence is MAKQTIIVMSDSHGDSLIVEEIRDRYLGKVDAIFHDGDSELRPDSPLWEGIHVVKGNMDFYAGYPERLVTQLGPTKIIQTHGHLFDINFNFQKLDYWAQEEDADICLYGHLHVPNAWMEGKTLFLNPGSISQPRGTIRECLYARVEIDDSYFKVDFLTRDHEVYPGLSKEFSR
- a CDS encoding YneF family protein, whose protein sequence is MDLLLAIVLIVLAFLGGALGGMYLVRKQIEKEFADNPRLNAEAVRALLSANGQKPSEAKVQQVYHQIIRQQKAALAKNKKK
- a CDS encoding segregation/condensation protein A, whose amino-acid sequence is MDIKLKDFEGPLDLLLHLVSKYQMDIYDVPITEVIEQYLAYVSTLQAMRLEVTGEYMVMASQLMLIKSRKLLPKVAEVTDLEDDLEQDLLSQIEEYRKFKLLGEHLEAKHQDRAQYYSKAPTELIYEDAELVHDKTTIDLFLAFSNILAKKKEEFAQNHTTILRDEYKIEDMMVIVKESLTGRDQLRLQDLFKEAQNVQEVITLFLATLELIKTQELILVQEESFGDIYLMEKKEENQEAQS
- the cbpB gene encoding cyclic-di-AMP-binding protein CbpB, whose amino-acid sequence is MIAKEFEAFLLEQEETFLTPAENLAALIDTHNADHAILVLSQITYTRIPVVTFDKRFVGTIGLRDILAYQMEQDLTDEQMATTDIVNMTKTDVAVVAPDYNITEVLHKLVDEPFLPVVDGEGIFQGIITRKSILKAVNALLHDFSKEYEIRCK
- a CDS encoding nucleoside-triphosphate diphosphatase, whose translation is MTNKIYEYKDDQDWYVGVWDVYGGIYSLIKDSLELDFMDLARIFRDEENGFPITITVMRWSSNFRLLSFIVEILNAEAGRNLEVIQRQGALLLIENGQLLHVELPKEGVEVETFFETNKVRETLLIATRNEGKTKEFRAIFDKLGYDVENLNDYPDLPEVAETGMTFEENARLKAETISQLTGKMVLADDSGLKVDVLGGLPGVWSARFAGVGANDRENNAKLLHELAMVFELKDRSAQFHTTLVVASPNKESLVVEADWPGYINFEPKGENGFGYDPLFLVGETGKSSAELTLEEKNSQSHRALAVKKLLEVFPSWQSKPSL